The following is a genomic window from Candidatus Zixiibacteriota bacterium.
CCGGCCGCAAAGCAGTAGTAGGCGAAGTAGTCGAGTTTTCCGCGGCGGATTACAGCCAGCAGGAACGACACCGCCGCCCACCCGAAAACGAACGAGGTGACGGTCGCCGCCGCGTACGGCCCGAGCAGGGCGGCGCTCACATCGGACAGCTCTCCCACCTTCAGGACGATTGCGCCGGCAATAGCCGGGATCGAGAGGAGAAAGGAGAACTCGGCGGCCGCCGCGGGACTGACGCCGCGAAAGATCCCCGCCGCAATCGTTGTGCCCGAGCGCGAAATGCCCGGGAAAATCGCCACCGCCTGCCCGACCCCCATGATCAGCGCGTTTCCCGCCGCCACCGGCTTCTTGCCGCGAAGGAAGTACCGGGTGATCAGCAGGATGACCCCGGTGATGATCAGCTCGATCGAGGTCTCGATCGGGTTGCCGAATGTGCGCTCGAAAAAATCCTCCAGCAGCACGCCGGCCAGACCTGCCGGAATTGTGCCGATAATCAGGTACAGGATCATCTTTCGTTCCGAGCCCATGGTCCGGTCGAACACCGCCCGCCCCAAGGCCCACAGGCGCCGCCGGTAGTAGATAGTCACCGCCACCAGTGTCCCCAGGTGGACCAGCACCTCGAACGCCACCCCGGGCTGCTTGACGCCCAGAATTTCCTCCGCCAGCACGAGGTGCCCAGAGGATGACACCGGGAGAAACTCGGTCAGACCCTGGATCAGACCGAGAATGAGTGCATCGAGATAGGTCACGTGAGTTCCGGCGTGGAGTTCCCGGGGCCTCGCCCCGCGCTCTACATGATGAGGAACTCCAGTCCGAGGAACACGCCGTCGTTCCCGTCGATTTGGAACTCGCCGTAGGCGTTGAGAGTCGGCGTGATTTCAAGCATGGCGCCGCCGTTCAGGCCGAACTCCAGCTCGGAATTGTCTCCCCCGCGAACATCGGTGCCGAAACTCTCCACCCGCAGATTGAGGCGGCCGTAGGGCGACAGCTTCATCCCGTTGTTCAGCGCGAAGGGATAGGACCCGATCGCGTAACCGCCGAACATCCACAGGCTCTCGTCGACGTCGTCAAGATAATCCGGCGGGAAATACTCAATCATGCCCCCGAACGCCAGGTCCATGGGATTCGGCGACTGCGGCCCCACCGACCAGAACTGGTAGGTCACATCCGCCCCGATCTGGAGCACCGCGTCCATTCCGGCATCGTCGCGCAATCCCAGCTTGAACCGCCCTTCGAGGTAGTCGGCGAACCCGTAGCGGACCATTCCGAAGGCGGTGGTGGCGTCGGCCAGCCCGACCCCGCCGGCAAATGAGGCTCGTCCCGCCCCGATCCCCCGGGCCGTGGCCAGAGTCCCGAACCCGCTCCCTTGCGCTGAAATCGCCATCGCCTCTCCGGCCGCAAGGAGGGCCGCCAGAAGGGCCGCTGCCAGTACTTTCTTCATCGCACTATCCTTCCTTAGTAGCTCCGACGTGTGGTCATGTTCGTCTTGTCAGATTCACCGCCGCTCGAACCGCAGCGGCCTCGCCGGAGGGTATCGCCGCCCGGCGCGAGAGTCAACCAAAATCCCCGCCATTCTTATACGGGCATTTCTGCGGCGCGGCCCGGATTTTCTCCCGCCTCCTCCCGGAGTCGCGCCGGCCTCCTACTCCTCCTCCGCCAGGTACGCCAACCCCATCTCCCTGAGCCGATCCCGATCAAAACCGCGAATCTCGGTGCTCTCCAGAAACCGCAGAAACTCCTGGTCGAGCCGTCCGATCGCCGCCCGCCCGAACGCCTCCCCGGCGCCCTCTGCTTTCGCCTTTTGGAACGTCAGATCCAGCGCCCATGATTGCTGCTTCAGCTCCATCAGCACGTCGCTCGGCATCGTCTTGAGCGTCTCCTCCGTCACCCCTTCGACGCGCACCCGGATGATCTTGTCCTCGGCCCCGGCCGCGGTGACCTGCGCCCGGATCATCTCGGCCAGTTGATCCCCCCGTTTTCCCGTGGCGTCGATCGGCGGGATATCCACCATCGGCCGGGCGTGCACGCGGTGGAACCGCACCTCGAACGGATCGAGCACGACTTCCAGAAACCCCTTCTCCGCCTCCCGTTCCGCCTGCGACAACCGCTCCGTCGATCCGCAGTACCACGCCCGTTTGCCCACCTCGCAGTTGTTGTGGTAGTGGCCGAGCGCGATATAGTCGAACCCTTCGAGTTTCCCGACCTCAATCTCCTGCTCGCCGAGATCCGCCATCGCGAACTCCGGCATCCCCGCCACGACTCCGTGGCCGACAAACACGTTGTACCGCGCGGACGCCTCCGGCCGGCACTGCGCGAGTTCCTCCTGAAGGATCGGCCCGGTCAGGCAGTGCGGGAGCGCGTGCACCGCGGCCTCCCCGATCCGGAACACCTCCCTCCGCCCCGCCGACGCGATGTACAGGTTGTCGATCTGCCGGTATACGTCGATCGGCGCTCCGACGTGCGGCTGTTTGGGCGCATCGTGGTTCCCGCTGATCAGGACCGTGGGAATCCCCGCCTCTTCCGCCAGCCGGTGCAGGAGCTCCCCCGCCGCCGCCATGACCCTGTTCAGCGGTCGCACCGCGTCGAACAAGTCGCCGGCGTGAATACACACATCCGGGCGCAGCGCGATCACCTTGTCCACCGCCTCGGCGAAGGCGGCGATGATGTCCTCCTGGCGGAGCGTCAACCCGCTGGCCCCCCGGCGCGGGTGGTTGGCTCCCGCCCCGAGGTGGCTGTCTCCCAGATGGCATATCCTCATGCCGGGAATATACGCCAGGAGCGGCTGACGGGCAACTGCGCCCTCTGGCGGCGCCGACGGCCGCTCGGCGGAAGCGCCCGGGCTCCCGTCCAAAGAAAACCGGCTGCCTGGACCGGGGGCCGAGCAGCCGGATGCAATCGCTTTGGCCGCGTGCGGGGTTTAGTAAATTCCGTACCTCGAGATCCGGTCCCGCAGCGTGTTACGCGAGATCCCCAGGGCCTCGGAGGTTTTCACCTGGTTCCCCTCGAATTCCTTGAGGCACGAGGCGATCACCGCCCGCTCGAACGCCGATTCGAGGAAATGGAAGACCTGGCCGGGATTATTGTTGATCAGCTTAGGCATCACCGGTTCGATGATCCGCCGGAAGGTTTCGGTGTAGTCTTCCTGAAGGTCGTTGAGGTTGACTTCCACGCGCCCGGTGCTCTCGCTGAAGATCGGGAAATCTTCGCACTCGAGCTCGTCCCCCTTGGCGATCACCAGCGCCGTCTGGATGTTGTTCTCCAGTTCCCGCACGTTCCCCGGCCAGTGGTGCTTCACGAGCATCTGCATCGCCCGTTTCGACACCGGTTTGGGGGGCCGGTGCAGCTGCTTGGAGAACTTTCTGATGAAGTGGTCGAGCAGCACCGGCACGTCCGAGCGCCGGTCGCGCAGCGGCGGCAGATAGATCGAGAATACTTTCAACCGGTAGAAGAGATCGACCCGGAACGACCCCTCTTTCATCGCCTGGACGAGCGACTTGTTTGTCGCCGCAATGATGCGCACGTCGGCTTCGATCGTCTCGTTGCCGCCCACCCGCTCGAACCGCTTCTCCTGCAGGACGCGCAGGAGTTTCGACTGGGTGAGCATCGACATGTCCCCGATCTCGTCGAGGAAGAGCGTCCCCTTGGCGCACTGTTCGAATTTCCCGATGCGCTTGAAGTAGGCCCCGGTGAAGGCCCCCTTCTCGTGCCCGAACAGCTCGGACTCCAGGAGGGTCTCGTGCAGCGCGGCGCAGTTGACCGAGAGGAAATCGTTGTGGCGGCGGTTGGAGTTCCGGTGAATAGCCTGCGCCACGAGTTCCTTGCCCGTGCCCGACTCCCCGAATATCAGCACCGCCGCGTCGGTTTTCGCCACCTGCCCGATCAGCTTGGCGATCTCGACAATCTCCGGCGACTGTCCGACGATTTCCCCCTGCATGGCGTCGACCGCGCTCTCCGGCGCCGCCGCCGGCGGGCGTTTCCCCGGCGCCGAGTAGCCGCACGCTTTGGTCACCGTGTCGATCAGCTTTTCGATCTGGAACGGCTTGGTCAGATACTCGAACGCCCCCTCCCGCATCGCTTCAATCGCATTCTCCGTCGATACGAACCCGGAGATCACGATCACGGGGAGCTGGTCCCGCACCTGCTTGATCTGCTTGAGCACCTCGAGACCCGACATGGACGGGAGGTTGACGTCGAGCATCACCACGTCGATGTCGTCGTGGCGGGTCACGAATTGGGGCACCTCCGTCCCGTCCTCGAGAAACCGAAAACGGAATTTGTCGCTGTCGAACAGGTTGGCCAGCGACTGGGAGAGTTCTTTATCGTCGTCGACCAGAAGTATGTTTTTCATTGGCGCTATCACCGTTCTACGAGACACTCGTATTATCGGCCGTCCGGCTGATTCTTGAAGGTGGAAAAGCGGCGCGGCACAGGCAAAAACCGGCCCCCGGAGCGGGCGCAGCGGACCCGGGCGCGGCCCGGCCAGCAGCAGTTTCGAAATGCAACAGCGCCTGTTTCCGAGGGGAGAACGGGGGAAGAAAAGCGGGACCGGGAGAAACTACTCTTCCTGATCCACGAGCATTCGGACCGACAGCCCCATCCAGAAGAATCCGGCCACCGCCTCCGCGAAAAGCCCGGCGACCAGCAGGTAGTAGACCAGTTCCGGCCGGAAGCGGTCCACCAGGGTGTCGGGTGAACTGACGATGTTCGACAGGAGGATCGGCCCCGCCAGCACCAGCCCGGCCATGACCACCGATGTCACCGGGTTGCGCAGGAACACCCGCACCGTCCGCCGCAGGCCGTCGATGATATTCTCGCCGTACACCGCGATCGCCGGCACGAGGTAGAAGAACAGCCCGGCAACGCACACGTAGGCCGCCGGCAGCCCCACCCAGCGGAACGCCGACTGCCGCCGTGGCGAATACTCCAAAAGCGGGTGGAGCACCTTGGCCAGGCCGACATTGACCGCCAGGATGACGCCGTTCATAATGACCAGGGCGAGCACCAGGTGGATCCACAACCGGGCCACCGTGCGGAACCTGAAGCGGTCCTCTTCGTCCACCTGAACGAAACGCTCGTAGAACAGCACGGCCGCGCTCCCGAAAATGACGCCCTCGAACAGAATGCTGATGATCAGCTTGGCCCAGTCAAAGAAAAACGGCAGCAGCAGGTAGTGCCCCCGGTAGTGCGTGAACCCGGTCGCCCGCTGCGGGTCGATCAGCGTGGTCCACGCCGTCACCGCCGAATAGAACAGAGGCGAGGTGAAGCGGTGGAGCGCCAGGAGGAAAAACCAGGCCACGGCGAAATACACCAGCAGGAACAGCCAGATCCGGCCGCGCCCGATCTGCCGGAACACGTCCAGGATCAGCCCGATGAGCCGGTTGATGCCGTCGACAATTCCCATCGCCTGTGCCACCCTGCCGGCCGCTATTGCGGTCGGGCCGAAACGACGAGCGAACGCGCCGCCAGGCCGGACCGATCGACCGTGTCCACCCGGTAGTAGTACGTCGTTCCCGGGGTCAGCCCGGTGTCGTCGTAAGTCGTGGTCGCCTGAGCCGTGATCGTGGTGAGCAGCGTCGCCTCGTTCCCAACTCCGGAGGAGGTCGACCGGTAGACCCGGTAGGCCGCGAAAATCGAGCTCAACGAGGACGTCCAACTGAGCGCCACCGTGGTCGGCCCGGTCGCCAGCGCGGTCGCCGTCACCGGCGCCGGCGGCGTATACACCGTGAGAAAGCGCGGCGCCGCCGCCTGGCGGCGGTTCCCCGCGGCATCCGTAAACGTCCCGGTCACCAGGCCGGCCGCCAGCGTGAACCCCGCCGGCACCGTCCACCGCCCATGGTACCGGCCGTCGCCCGCGGCGTCGTCCCCGCCCGTGCCGTCATCGGCCAACGTGACGGTTCCCGCCCCGGCGAACGAGACGGCCGCCGCACCCCCGCGCTCCCCGGCTGCCGCCAGGCCGAACGTGACCACGTCCCCCAGCCCGAAATATCCGTCAGCCCCGGGATCTCCGAAATAGACCGAGTCGATCTCGGCCTGGGTGTCCAGCGTGATCGAGTCGACCAGGGCGGCCGCGGTCACCAGCCCGTCCTCAAACTGCAGCTTGGCGTACACGCGCTTCACCCCGTCGCCGGTTGACAGCGTGAACGCCGCCGCCGTCCCGAAAAGCGGGGTAAAGGCCGCGTCCGTCAGACCGGGCGCCTCCGACATCATGATGTGGGTGGCGAAACCGGCGGGCGCGTTGACCCGCACCTGCACGGTCCGGTTCGAGGTGTACTCGCTCCCGTCGTTGATCGCAATCGACAGGTGCTGCACGCTCGCCGCGAACGGCTCCGAGCGCGGCCCCTCGTACCCGGTCGAGCGCACCGCGGCCACCCGGAACAGGTACCACTGGCTCGCCGGGAGATTGGTGATGGTGTCCGTGGTCGCCGTCGTCGAATCCCGCAGCAGGTAGCTGCCGCCGGCGGTATCGGTCGCGTCCGTGGCGTAAATGCGGTAGCGGACAATCCCCCGCGGGTTGTCCACCCGCCAGGTGAGAATCACCGCCCCGTCGAGCATGGCCGCCGAGGTGATCCGGGGCGTCGCCATCCCTCCCGGATCGGCCACGCCGGGATCGGTCGAGTCGAGATACCGTTCACAGCCGGCCGCGCCGAGCACGGCCAGCACAATCAGAAGCCCGATAAATCTTGCCACGTTCAGGTGTACCCCTCGCTGTTGATGTTGAGCCGGGTCGGGCGCCATGCCTCGCTCCGCCTCGCTAGAACCGGCCGGACAGCGTGACGCCGTAGCCGTCGCTTACCCGCCCCGGCGCCACCGCCACCCCTTTGATCGAAAACGTCCCCTGTTCCGAGGGGAAAAAGAGCACCGCGTCGAGCAGGCTGAGCGCCCACACGCCGATCGCCGCGCCAATCGTCGCCCGCCGCACATTCTCCGCATCGACGGCTTTCTCATGGGCGGTCTTCACGGAGTTGAACATCGCCTGCTGGACCTCGGCGGGCGCGTCTTTCGGCAGCGCCAGGTACTTCCGCTTCTCCTCGTTGTAGACCCCGTGCCGGTAGTCGAATTCGTCGTCGGCCAACAGAAAGGCTGCGCCGGAGGCCAAAGCCATCCCGAAAGACACTCCCGCTTTGAGATCTTTGTCGGCATACCGCTGCCCCCACCCGGGAATGACGAGCGAGCGCACCGCGCCCTTGAATCGCGTCTTCCGCGACAGATTGACATCGACCGCCACCTGCTTCGTCGGGTCGAGCACCAGCCGGCTCGAATAGGTCTCCCAACCCGGCCGCTCGACTTTCAACCGGTAGTCCCCGATAAGCAGTTGGCGGAAGTGGACGGGTGCGACACCGCTTGCCTGGATCTCTCCCCGGAGCGTCACCAGACAGCCCGGCGGGTCTGTCCTGACGATGACTCCCGGATCGCTGTCCGCCTGCGCCGCGACCGGGACGGGCGCGAGCGCCGCCGCCAGTATCAATGCCAGAATCCCTTTCAGCCTTCCGCTCCTTCTTCCCTGGTGAACGGGTTACTCTGATTATCGGGAAAATAGTGCGTCGTTTGAGCCGGCACAAGATATAACACAAACGGCCGTGGAACACGGCCGTTTGACAGGTCTCTCAGGCTCGGTGGTCACAGGGGGCGCCTAATTAGCACCCCGGCCCGTCACCACCACCACCACCGTACGTAGCAGAATCTTGATTTCCAGCCAGATCGACCAGTTCTCGATATAGGCCAGGTCGTAGCTGACCTTCTTCACCACCGAGGCGAGGTCGGTGTCGTACCCGCATTCGACCTGCGCCAGTCCGGTCAACCCCGGCTTTACCTGCAGCCGGTCGCAGTAGTTGTCGATTTTCGAGGAGAGTTCGGCCACAAACGTGGGACGCTCCGGGCGCGGCCCGACCAGCGACATATCCCCCATGAGGACGTTGAGGAGCTGCGGGATTTCATCCAACCGCGTCTTGCGCATGAACTGCCCCAGGCGCGTGATCCGGGGATCTCCCTTGCTCGCCCACACCGGGCCGCTGAGCTGCTCGGCGTTGGCGACCATCGTCCGGAACTTGACTACCTGGAACGGCTTGCCTTTCAGATCCTGGCGCCGGCGGTTGCGCTGCCGCTGCTCGGTGTCAATTTCCGAGCGCTGGTGATAGCGCCGGTCGCGGCGGCGGCGGTTGACCCCGATCCGCGTCTGAGTGTAGAAAATCGGACCAGGTGAGTCCAACTTGATGAGGATCGGCACAATCAGGAAGATCGGCAGGGAGAGCGTCAGGCCGATTATGGCACCCACTATGTCCAGCGTGCGCTTCACGCCTCGATTGACCATCGCCTTCACCTTAGCCGGCTTCGTCAACGCCGCCGGAAACGCCATGACGAAAAGCATCGAGCAGGCCACGAACAACAGGCCGTGGAGGTACTCGCACGCGAAATATTTAACCTGCTCAACCAGACCAAGATACGGCGTCGCTACCGCGTGGTCCAGAGAAACGTCGACGCTCGACACCGA
Proteins encoded in this region:
- a CDS encoding undecaprenyl-diphosphate phosphatase codes for the protein MTYLDALILGLIQGLTEFLPVSSSGHLVLAEEILGVKQPGVAFEVLVHLGTLVAVTIYYRRRLWALGRAVFDRTMGSERKMILYLIIGTIPAGLAGVLLEDFFERTFGNPIETSIELIITGVILLITRYFLRGKKPVAAGNALIMGVGQAVAIFPGISRSGTTIAAGIFRGVSPAAAAEFSFLLSIPAIAGAIVLKVGELSDVSAALLGPYAAATVTSFVFGWAAVSFLLAVIRRGKLDYFAYYCFAAGALGLYIFL
- a CDS encoding exonuclease SbcCD subunit D encodes the protein MRICHLGDSHLGAGANHPRRGASGLTLRQEDIIAAFAEAVDKVIALRPDVCIHAGDLFDAVRPLNRVMAAAGELLHRLAEEAGIPTVLISGNHDAPKQPHVGAPIDVYRQIDNLYIASAGRREVFRIGEAAVHALPHCLTGPILQEELAQCRPEASARYNVFVGHGVVAGMPEFAMADLGEQEIEVGKLEGFDYIALGHYHNNCEVGKRAWYCGSTERLSQAEREAEKGFLEVVLDPFEVRFHRVHARPMVDIPPIDATGKRGDQLAEMIRAQVTAAGAEDKIIRVRVEGVTEETLKTMPSDVLMELKQQSWALDLTFQKAKAEGAGEAFGRAAIGRLDQEFLRFLESTEIRGFDRDRLREMGLAYLAEEE
- a CDS encoding sigma-54-dependent Fis family transcriptional regulator, translating into MKNILLVDDDKELSQSLANLFDSDKFRFRFLEDGTEVPQFVTRHDDIDVVMLDVNLPSMSGLEVLKQIKQVRDQLPVIVISGFVSTENAIEAMREGAFEYLTKPFQIEKLIDTVTKACGYSAPGKRPPAAAPESAVDAMQGEIVGQSPEIVEIAKLIGQVAKTDAAVLIFGESGTGKELVAQAIHRNSNRRHNDFLSVNCAALHETLLESELFGHEKGAFTGAYFKRIGKFEQCAKGTLFLDEIGDMSMLTQSKLLRVLQEKRFERVGGNETIEADVRIIAATNKSLVQAMKEGSFRVDLFYRLKVFSIYLPPLRDRRSDVPVLLDHFIRKFSKQLHRPPKPVSKRAMQMLVKHHWPGNVRELENNIQTALVIAKGDELECEDFPIFSESTGRVEVNLNDLQEDYTETFRRIIEPVMPKLINNNPGQVFHFLESAFERAVIASCLKEFEGNQVKTSEALGISRNTLRDRISRYGIY
- a CDS encoding fibronectin type III domain-containing protein — its product is MARFIGLLIVLAVLGAAGCERYLDSTDPGVADPGGMATPRITSAAMLDGAVILTWRVDNPRGIVRYRIYATDATDTAGGSYLLRDSTTATTDTITNLPASQWYLFRVAAVRSTGYEGPRSEPFAASVQHLSIAINDGSEYTSNRTVQVRVNAPAGFATHIMMSEAPGLTDAAFTPLFGTAAAFTLSTGDGVKRVYAKLQFEDGLVTAAALVDSITLDTQAEIDSVYFGDPGADGYFGLGDVVTFGLAAAGERGGAAAVSFAGAGTVTLADDGTGGDDAAGDGRYHGRWTVPAGFTLAAGLVTGTFTDAAGNRRQAAAPRFLTVYTPPAPVTATALATGPTTVALSWTSSLSSIFAAYRVYRSTSSGVGNEATLLTTITAQATTTYDDTGLTPGTTYYYRVDTVDRSGLAARSLVVSARPQ
- a CDS encoding PEGA domain-containing protein → MILAAALAPVPVAAQADSDPGVIVRTDPPGCLVTLRGEIQASGVAPVHFRQLLIGDYRLKVERPGWETYSSRLVLDPTKQVAVDVNLSRKTRFKGAVRSLVIPGWGQRYADKDLKAGVSFGMALASGAAFLLADDEFDYRHGVYNEEKRKYLALPKDAPAEVQQAMFNSVKTAHEKAVDAENVRRATIGAAIGVWALSLLDAVLFFPSEQGTFSIKGVAVAPGRVSDGYGVTLSGRF
- a CDS encoding sugar transferase; its protein translation is MSSVDVSLDHAVATPYLGLVEQVKYFACEYLHGLLFVACSMLFVMAFPAALTKPAKVKAMVNRGVKRTLDIVGAIIGLTLSLPIFLIVPILIKLDSPGPIFYTQTRIGVNRRRRDRRYHQRSEIDTEQRQRNRRRQDLKGKPFQVVKFRTMVANAEQLSGPVWASKGDPRITRLGQFMRKTRLDEIPQLLNVLMGDMSLVGPRPERPTFVAELSSKIDNYCDRLQVKPGLTGLAQVECGYDTDLASVVKKVSYDLAYIENWSIWLEIKILLRTVVVVVTGRGAN